A DNA window from Pogona vitticeps strain Pit_001003342236 chromosome 2, PviZW2.1, whole genome shotgun sequence contains the following coding sequences:
- the LOC110070859 gene encoding uncharacterized protein LOC110070859, with protein sequence MEQENSVTMNNTSISPEKILTKKCLQNGESFCNLNAHQRIHTGEKPYKCMECGKRFNHNSSLGSHQRTHTGEQPYKCMDCGKSFTKSGTLRSHQRTHTGEKPYECMECGKRFSQSSILSRHGTVHTGDKPYKCIDCGKGFSQSGALSAHQRIHKGEKPYKCMECGKSFSHSSHLSSHQRTHTGEKPHKCMECGKSFSQTSILSRHLRIHTGEKPYKCMKCGKSFSEKKTLCTHIRTHTGEKPYKCIECGKTFSCNSSLHSHRRIHTGEKPYKCMVCGKSFSGSSNLTLHQRIHTGEKPYECMECGKSFCDSGSYTKHQRTHTGEKPYKCMECGKSFSRSNILSSHQRIHTGEKPYECMECGKRFRQSANLSLHQRTHTDEKPYECMDCGKYFSTNSSLMLHRRTHTGEKPYKCMECGKYFSSSGSLMLHRRTHTGEKPYKCMECGKYFSTNSSLMLHRRTHTGEKPYKCMECGKSFSQSGILSRHLRTHTGKNHINA encoded by the coding sequence ATGGAACAGGAAAACAGCGTAACTATGAATAATACTTCTATTTCACCTGAAAAAATCCTGACCAAAAAATGCTTACAGAATGGAGAGAGCTTTTGTAACCTGAATGCACATCAacgaattcacactggggagaaaccatataaatgcatggaatgtggaaagagattcaATCACAACAGTTCCCTgggttcccatcaaagaactcacactggggagcaaccatataaatgcatggactgtgggaagagcttcactaAGAGTGgtacccttaggtcacatcaaagaactcacactggggagaaaccatatgaatgcatggaatgtggaaaacgCTTCAGCCAAAGCAGTATCCTCAGTAGACATGGAACAGTTCACACTGGAGACAAACCATATAAGTGCATCGAttgtggaaagggcttcagtcAGAGCGGTGCCCTGAGtgcacatcaaagaattcacaaaggagagaaaccatataaatgcatggaatgtgggaagagcttcagtcacagcagtcacctgagttcacatcaaagaactcacactggggagaaaccacataaatgcatggaatgtggaaagagctttagccaAACCAGTATCCTGAGCAGACATCTACGaattcacacgggggagaaaccttataaatgcatgaaatgtggaaagagctttagtgagaAAAAGACCCTCTGTACACATAtacgaactcacacaggggagaaaccatataaatgtatagaATGTGGAAAAACCTTCAGTTGCAACAGTAGCCTTCACTCACATcgaagaattcacactggggaaaaaccatataaatgcatggtgtgtggaaagagcttcagtggcAGCAGTAACCTTActttacatcaaagaattcacactggggagaaaccatatgaatgcatggaatgtgggaagagtttttGTGACAGCGGATCATATACtaaacatcaaagaacccacactggggagaaaccatataaatgcatggaatgtggaaagagcttcagtcgcagcaatatccttagttcacatcaaagaattcatacaggggagaaaccatatgaatgcatggaatgtgggaagcgCTTCCGTCAAAGCGCTAACcttagtttacatcaaagaacccacacagacgagaaaccatatgaatgcatggattGTGGAAAGTATTTCAGTACCAACAGTAGCCTCATGTTACATCgaagaacacacactggggagaaaccatataaatgcatggaatgtggaaagtatTTCAGTAGCAGCGGTAGCCTCATGTTACATCgaagaacacacactggggagaaaccatataaatgcatggaatgtggaaagtatTTCAGTACCAATAGTAGCCTCATGTTACACCGAAGaacgcacactggggagaaaccatataaatgcatggaatgtggaaagagttttagccAGAGTGGTATCCTCAGTAGACAtctaagaactcacacagggaaaaaccacataaatgcgtgA